A genomic stretch from Oscillospiraceae bacterium includes:
- a CDS encoding collagen-like protein: protein MGPQGPRGPQGPQGNSGPPGPQGLQGDTGPAGPQGLQGDTGPAGPQGLRGDTGPAGPQGLRGDTGPAGPQGLQGHTGPAGPQGLQGDTGPAGPQGLQGDTGPAGPQGLKGDTGSAGTQGLKGDTGPAGPQGPQGHIGPAGPQGPQGNTGPAGSQGPQGAQGPQGLRGALGPQGAQGPQGHTGPQGPQGANGTDGVGVNIRGSYQTEAELLAAHPTGLPGDAYLIGGALYIWNNTDQSWENVGNIRGPQGSQGPRGPQGDTGPTGPQGPQGDTGLTGPRGPQGGTGPAGPRGDIGTAGPQGPRGDPGPTGPQGLRGDTGLTGPRGPQGDTGSAGPQGLRGDAGPTGPRGPQGDAGPTGSQGPQGNPGPAGLTAIPFASHTAPLSVTNSAGNAISVSVLSFAGTSPVITLAANGTAVLSRDNQDAFSLPFDAVIENIYMTVNIPALFTFPAGIVVRPFLQLYTAAPDSNTFVSLPATKLSLKTGYSGSVPANTPQSASVQQIGLRLTAGTRLLIGGHMEITGTGSLAHSYLFHFTGGIALRPV, encoded by the coding sequence GGACTCCGGGGCGATACCGGCCCGGCGGGTCCGCAGGGACTCCGGGGCGACACCGGCCCGGCGGGTCCGCAGGGACTCCAGGGCCACACCGGTCCGGCGGGACCGCAGGGGCTCCAGGGCGACACCGGTCCGGCGGGACCGCAGGGGCTCCAGGGCGACACCGGCCCGGCGGGACCGCAGGGACTTAAAGGCGACACCGGTTCGGCGGGAACGCAGGGGCTTAAAGGCGACACCGGCCCGGCGGGGCCGCAGGGACCGCAGGGCCACATCGGCCCGGCGGGGCCGCAGGGACCACAGGGCAACACCGGCCCGGCGGGATCGCAGGGACCACAGGGCGCGCAGGGCCCGCAGGGACTCCGGGGCGCCCTGGGCCCGCAGGGAGCGCAAGGACCACAGGGCCACACTGGGCCACAAGGACCGCAGGGCGCCAATGGGACGGACGGCGTCGGCGTGAACATCAGGGGTTCCTATCAAACCGAGGCGGAACTTCTGGCGGCGCATCCGACCGGCCTTCCGGGAGACGCCTACTTGATAGGCGGAGCCTTGTACATTTGGAACAACACCGACCAGAGCTGGGAAAACGTTGGCAATATCAGAGGTCCACAGGGCTCCCAAGGGCCGCGGGGGCCGCAGGGCGACACCGGGCCCACCGGGCCGCAGGGGCCGCAAGGCGACACCGGACTCACGGGCCCCCGGGGACCCCAGGGCGGCACCGGGCCCGCGGGCCCGCGGGGCGACATCGGGACCGCAGGGCCGCAAGGACCGCGGGGCGACCCCGGACCCACCGGTCCGCAAGGGCTGCGGGGCGACACCGGACTCACAGGCCCCCGGGGACCCCAGGGCGACACCGGGTCCGCCGGCCCCCAGGGGCTGCGGGGCGACGCCGGACCCACAGGCCCTCGGGGACCGCAGGGCGATGCCGGACCCACAGGCTCTCAAGGGCCGCAGGGCAACCCCGGACCCGCCGGGCTGACGGCCATTCCGTTTGCTTCCCATACCGCGCCCCTCTCTGTCACGAACAGTGCGGGCAACGCGATCAGCGTCAGCGTCCTGTCTTTCGCCGGAACCTCTCCCGTGATCACGCTCGCGGCCAACGGAACTGCCGTACTCTCAAGAGACAATCAGGACGCCTTTTCTTTGCCCTTTGACGCCGTCATCGAAAACATCTATATGACCGTCAATATCCCTGCCCTTTTCACCTTTCCCGCCGGCATCGTTGTACGTCCGTTTCTGCAGCTTTACACCGCGGCGCCCGACAGCAACACTTTCGTCTCTCTACCGGCTACGAAACTCTCTCTGAAAACGGGGTACAGCGGCTCTGTACCGGCCAACACCCCACAGTCGGCCTCCGTGCAGCAGATCGGCCTGCGGCTGACCGCCGGCACCAGGCTGCTCATTGGCGGACATATGGAGATCACCGGCACAGGATCTCTCGCCCACAGCTATCTTTTTCATTTTACAGGCGGCATCGCCCTGAGACCGGTATAG